A region from the Paenarthrobacter aurescens genome encodes:
- a CDS encoding YciI family protein, producing MATFAVTYAYSHSTSAGRDKVRPAHVEFLKSQFDGGRLLKSGPFGPEESPGALLIIAGDSKADVEALMDQDPFQQAGLIEERNVRQWNIFFGADPAAQN from the coding sequence ATGGCCACTTTTGCTGTTACCTACGCGTACTCCCACTCAACATCCGCCGGCCGGGACAAGGTCCGCCCCGCTCACGTGGAATTCCTCAAATCCCAGTTCGACGGCGGCCGCCTCCTTAAGAGCGGACCTTTCGGGCCCGAGGAGTCACCCGGCGCCCTGTTGATCATTGCCGGGGATTCCAAAGCCGATGTTGAAGCCCTCATGGACCAGGATCCATTCCAGCAGGCCGGGCTGATCGAGGAGAGGAATGTGCGCCAGTGGAACATCTTCTTCGGCGCTGACCCCGCGGCGCAGAACTAG
- a CDS encoding alcohol dehydrogenase catalytic domain-containing protein — translation MLSAVTVSKQTIEFRDSPQPTLQPGYALVRVHNVTLCGTDLHIWEDDYPTELPLIQGHEFSGIVEALGDTEDHGIRIGERVAVNPIIYCGQCRPCLTGRYNVCQNVGCLGCYSDGALSELISVPVDKLCRVPDELPLDIAAMGEPASIAMQAVNRGRPQAGETALVLGSGPIGLLATLYLTELEVRVVCADTEQHRLDLALEFGATETLLVTPGTEFPDAYQAPRLDALTDHCGPELVIEATGVPSSLENAIRLVASAGRIVQVGISPRQAAVSMKDIPYKELDIMGSRMSLNLIPDGLALLARHPEQAHALMTHRFAFADLQQAYQLMQGRTEKIGKILIQMPAGSAA, via the coding sequence ATGCTTTCCGCAGTCACTGTTTCCAAGCAAACCATTGAATTCCGGGACTCCCCCCAGCCCACCCTTCAACCGGGGTATGCTCTGGTCCGGGTCCACAACGTCACTCTCTGCGGCACCGATCTCCACATCTGGGAGGACGACTACCCCACAGAGTTGCCCCTGATCCAAGGTCACGAGTTCTCAGGGATCGTAGAGGCACTCGGAGACACGGAAGACCACGGCATCAGGATCGGCGAGCGCGTCGCCGTGAACCCCATCATTTACTGCGGCCAGTGCCGTCCTTGCCTCACAGGGCGCTACAACGTCTGCCAGAACGTGGGCTGCCTTGGGTGCTACTCGGACGGAGCCCTCAGTGAACTGATCAGTGTTCCCGTGGATAAGCTCTGCCGGGTGCCGGACGAGCTTCCCTTGGACATCGCGGCCATGGGCGAACCCGCATCCATCGCCATGCAGGCAGTCAACCGTGGCCGGCCGCAAGCCGGGGAAACCGCGCTGGTACTGGGAAGTGGCCCCATAGGTTTGTTGGCCACGTTGTATCTGACGGAGCTGGAAGTCAGGGTTGTTTGCGCCGATACCGAGCAGCACCGGCTTGATCTAGCCCTGGAGTTCGGTGCAACGGAGACCTTGCTGGTCACCCCTGGCACAGAGTTCCCTGATGCATACCAGGCTCCCCGACTGGATGCTTTGACTGATCACTGTGGGCCGGAACTGGTCATTGAGGCCACGGGCGTTCCCTCCTCGCTGGAGAACGCCATCCGGCTTGTGGCCAGTGCCGGACGCATAGTCCAGGTGGGCATCTCCCCGAGGCAAGCCGCCGTATCCATGAAGGACATCCCGTACAAGGAGCTGGACATTATGGGGAGCCGGATGAGCCTGAACCTCATCCCCGATGGCCTCGCGCTGCTGGCCCGTCACCCGGAGCAAGCCCATGCGCTCATGACCCATCGCTTCGCTTTTGCAGATCTGCAGCAGGCCTACCAACTCATGCAGGGACGCACGGAAAAGATCGGCAAAATCCTCATACAAATGCCTGCGGGGAGCGCCGCATGA
- a CDS encoding FAD-dependent oxidoreductase has translation MSTPILTATEQLKSQYDVVIMGSGAAGLVAAVRAAYAGLSVLVVEKAALLGGTTAAGGGVMWAPNNHLAKAADYPDSHADGVAYLSEAAGHVMSAEEIEWYVATAPRAVEFLTVNTKVSMVPIARPDYHMEWKGAANGGRGLDNNAFDPRDYPGLSELIRPSSYFPLLTMTERDELNGRAADPLLLERRSSAGIRTMGGALVGSLLASALDRGVQIVASSPVEDLLRIGDRWQVSLGGVSADARVSAAAVVLASGGFEWNARLRNAFLPHPVTPISAPSNEGDGLELGLRAGAAVEDMTAVWGVPVISTSAHQYDGQRSGRMGNVEMTLPGSITVNSDGKRFVNEALNYHDASRVFASINPHTGRQQNNPAWLVFDAKYLAKYPVAGSTPGEPAEWMVSAPSLELLAREVGINADGLGATVARFNADAALGVDTGFGRGATPQDRFLGDAGNTPNPCLAPLLAAPFYAVPIHAGVLGTSGGLATDFHGRVLDSRQQPIPGLYAAGNVSAGVFRNNYPGGGATLGSAITRAFAVGEDLAARLK, from the coding sequence ATGAGCACCCCCATCCTCACCGCAACAGAGCAGCTCAAGTCCCAGTACGACGTCGTGATCATGGGCAGTGGCGCCGCCGGGCTGGTAGCCGCCGTCCGCGCGGCCTACGCCGGGTTATCTGTCCTGGTTGTGGAAAAGGCGGCCCTGCTGGGCGGGACCACCGCTGCCGGCGGCGGGGTGATGTGGGCGCCGAACAACCATCTCGCCAAAGCTGCGGATTACCCGGACAGCCATGCCGACGGCGTCGCTTACCTTTCCGAGGCAGCAGGCCACGTGATGTCGGCTGAGGAGATCGAATGGTACGTGGCCACTGCGCCGCGGGCTGTGGAATTCCTCACCGTGAACACCAAAGTGTCCATGGTGCCCATTGCCCGCCCGGACTATCACATGGAGTGGAAGGGGGCGGCCAATGGCGGGAGGGGCTTGGACAACAACGCTTTCGATCCCCGGGATTACCCCGGCCTTTCGGAACTGATCCGGCCGTCGTCGTATTTCCCGCTGCTCACCATGACAGAACGGGATGAACTCAACGGCCGCGCCGCTGATCCGTTGCTGTTGGAACGCCGGTCCTCCGCAGGGATCAGGACCATGGGCGGCGCCCTCGTGGGGAGTCTGCTTGCCAGTGCCTTGGATCGCGGCGTGCAGATCGTAGCCTCCAGTCCTGTGGAGGACTTGTTGCGGATTGGGGACCGGTGGCAGGTAAGCCTCGGCGGTGTTTCCGCCGACGCGCGCGTGTCAGCCGCCGCCGTCGTACTTGCCTCAGGCGGGTTCGAATGGAACGCCCGGCTCCGCAACGCTTTCCTCCCACACCCGGTGACACCAATCAGCGCGCCGTCCAACGAAGGCGACGGCCTGGAACTTGGGCTCCGTGCTGGCGCCGCTGTGGAGGACATGACCGCCGTGTGGGGCGTTCCTGTCATTTCGACGTCGGCGCATCAGTACGATGGGCAGCGCTCGGGCCGCATGGGAAACGTGGAGATGACACTGCCGGGGTCCATCACCGTGAACAGCGACGGGAAGCGTTTCGTCAACGAAGCCCTCAACTATCACGATGCCAGCCGGGTTTTCGCGTCCATCAATCCGCACACCGGAAGGCAGCAGAACAACCCCGCATGGCTGGTTTTCGACGCGAAATACCTCGCCAAATACCCCGTGGCAGGCTCCACTCCTGGAGAGCCCGCCGAGTGGATGGTGTCCGCGCCGAGCCTTGAACTGTTGGCCAGGGAGGTGGGCATCAACGCGGATGGACTGGGCGCAACAGTGGCCCGGTTCAACGCCGACGCGGCCTTGGGTGTGGACACCGGGTTCGGTCGGGGCGCCACCCCGCAGGACCGTTTCCTGGGCGATGCCGGCAACACCCCCAACCCCTGCCTGGCACCGCTGCTGGCCGCCCCGTTCTATGCGGTCCCCATCCACGCCGGCGTACTGGGGACATCGGGCGGCCTGGCAACGGACTTCCACGGACGCGTACTCGATAGCAGGCAACAGCCCATTCCCGGGCTCTACGCGGCGGGCAACGTCTCAGCTGGGGTGTTCCGCAACAACTACCCTGGCGGGGGTGCCACCCTGGGCTCAGCAATCACGCGTGCCTTCGCCGTTGGGGAAGACCTGGCGGCCCGGCTCAAGTAG
- a CDS encoding glutamine amidotransferase, with the protein MKPFLLLATRAEDAAADDEYQAYLRYCGLKPEELVRIRLESGPLPALELSDYSGVIVGGSPYTSSDPVEEKSAAQIRVETELSSLLDRIVAEDFPFLGACYGVGTLGVHQGAVIDRQFGEAVGATRITLTADGERDPMLQGLPHTFEAFVGHKEACSKLPEHAVLLASSDACPVHMFRIKNNLYATQFHPELDAEGLITRINIYKNAGYFPPHAADELVATARQSSVTEPMRVLRNFTERYAR; encoded by the coding sequence GTGAAGCCCTTCCTTTTGCTGGCCACCCGGGCCGAAGACGCCGCAGCCGATGACGAGTACCAGGCCTACCTCCGGTACTGCGGTCTGAAACCGGAAGAATTGGTCCGCATACGGCTGGAATCCGGGCCTTTGCCCGCCCTTGAACTATCCGACTACTCCGGAGTGATCGTCGGCGGCAGCCCCTACACCTCCAGCGATCCTGTGGAGGAAAAGAGCGCAGCCCAGATCCGGGTTGAGACGGAACTCTCATCGCTGCTGGATCGAATCGTGGCCGAGGACTTCCCGTTCCTGGGCGCTTGCTACGGCGTGGGCACACTGGGCGTGCACCAGGGCGCTGTGATAGATCGTCAATTCGGCGAAGCAGTGGGGGCAACCCGCATCACCCTGACCGCCGATGGGGAACGCGATCCCATGCTTCAAGGTCTCCCGCACACCTTCGAAGCCTTTGTTGGGCACAAGGAAGCGTGCAGCAAACTTCCTGAACACGCTGTGCTGCTGGCCAGTTCTGATGCCTGCCCGGTGCATATGTTCCGGATCAAGAACAACCTTTACGCCACACAGTTCCACCCCGAACTCGACGCCGAGGGCCTGATCACCCGCATCAACATCTACAAGAACGCCGGGTATTTCCCGCCTCACGCCGCCGATGAACTCGTTGCCACCGCCCGGCAGTCTTCCGTCACGGAGCCCATGCGAGTGCTGAGGAACTTCACGGAGCGCTACGCCCGCTAA
- a CDS encoding MFS transporter, with amino-acid sequence MVVGTPSSEASRAETQQPKKIPWGGLLVLAAAGFTAVTTELLPSGLLPQISRDLGVEESAVGSLTAVYAAIIVFTALPLSRFLAGRVPRKTLLIATVLAFALSNVLLALSPTLGWAIGARLLGGIAHGMLWSSMAPYVARIVPAHSVGKAMAVVFSGNSIALAVGAPIGTLMGSLMTWRASFLVLAGVGVLLAVLAFWLLPGAHDQASQKTPSLKAAMKLPGVVAIAIAWPLLLLAHFTLFTYVAPFLLASGLPESATSISLSVVGIASLVGIWIAGMTADSRPRTSVIAAVGLLTLAFALLPALGGTWVGAFGLMTLWGIAFGAVGIYNQAAILRAGGEQKDAANGLTVVTIQLGIAVGAVYGAFALTTVGAQLVPLAAALPTAIALLIIIASRRGGYPAGPREKRR; translated from the coding sequence GTGGTCGTCGGAACGCCATCATCCGAGGCGTCTCGTGCTGAAACTCAGCAGCCGAAAAAGATCCCGTGGGGAGGACTGTTGGTGCTGGCGGCTGCCGGTTTCACCGCAGTGACCACTGAGCTCCTACCCTCGGGTCTGCTCCCCCAAATCAGCCGCGATCTGGGTGTGGAAGAGTCCGCGGTGGGTTCGCTGACTGCGGTGTATGCAGCGATCATCGTTTTTACCGCACTGCCGCTTTCCCGGTTCCTCGCTGGACGGGTTCCCCGCAAGACGCTGCTGATCGCCACCGTGCTGGCGTTTGCCCTCAGTAACGTCCTCCTGGCCTTGAGCCCAACACTGGGTTGGGCTATCGGGGCACGACTCCTTGGCGGGATTGCCCACGGTATGTTGTGGTCCAGCATGGCCCCGTATGTAGCACGCATCGTTCCTGCCCATTCCGTGGGCAAAGCCATGGCTGTGGTCTTCAGCGGTAACAGCATAGCGTTGGCCGTGGGCGCTCCGATCGGAACTCTGATGGGTTCGCTGATGACGTGGCGGGCCTCCTTCCTGGTCCTGGCTGGAGTGGGTGTCCTGCTGGCAGTGCTGGCCTTCTGGCTCCTCCCTGGCGCCCACGACCAAGCCAGCCAGAAGACCCCTTCCCTGAAGGCAGCCATGAAACTGCCCGGAGTGGTGGCCATCGCCATCGCTTGGCCGCTCCTGTTGCTGGCTCATTTCACGCTTTTCACCTACGTGGCCCCGTTCCTCCTTGCCTCCGGGCTCCCCGAATCCGCCACCAGCATCTCGCTGTCCGTGGTGGGCATCGCCAGCTTGGTGGGTATTTGGATTGCCGGCATGACCGCTGACTCCCGCCCCCGCACCTCGGTGATTGCCGCCGTCGGACTCTTAACGCTTGCGTTCGCGTTGCTGCCTGCACTGGGCGGCACCTGGGTGGGCGCGTTCGGGTTGATGACTCTGTGGGGCATCGCGTTCGGCGCGGTGGGCATCTACAACCAGGCTGCGATCCTCCGCGCAGGTGGTGAGCAGAAAGACGCAGCCAATGGGCTCACCGTGGTGACCATCCAGCTGGGTATCGCCGTCGGTGCCGTCTATGGAGCCTTCGCCCTCACCACCGTTGGGGCCCAATTAGTGCCCTTGGCCGCGGCCCTGCCCACGGCCATTGCCTTGTTGATCATCATCGCCAGCCGCCGCGGAGGCTACCCCGCCGGGCCTCGTGAGAAGCGCCGTTAA
- a CDS encoding ammonium transporter, which yields MEISAQHVWMMLSAAMVLFMTPGLGLFYGGMTRAKAALNMIMMSFISAGIVGVVWVLWGYSMTTGDGFLGLFGNPFAHFGLQDLIGSPDLIKAGFAATFAIITVALISGAIADRAKFGAWALFVPIWITVVYCPLAYMIWGGGLMSAGGAVTQIFGQVIDFAGGAVVEVSSGTAAFVLALIVGKRHGFAKDPNHRPHNVPFIMIGAAILWFGWFGFNGGAASTAEQAGLIWINTLVTPAAAMLSWLVVEKIRHGHPTSLGAASGVVAGLVAITPSCANITPLAALGLGLVAGAACAVFVDLKYKFGFDDSLDVVGVHFGAGVIGTLSLGFIAFPAEGTSGGLLYGGGPQQLIAQTVAVLITIALSGVGTLVIGRVIHKTIGFRVPLEHEVTGVDLTQHAESAYEFGLTAHGHFRQQQAHLSALITRKPAAAAPETKEDSFA from the coding sequence GTGGAGATCTCTGCGCAACACGTCTGGATGATGTTGTCGGCGGCAATGGTGCTGTTCATGACCCCTGGCCTCGGCCTGTTCTACGGCGGCATGACCCGCGCCAAGGCAGCCCTGAACATGATCATGATGAGCTTCATCTCCGCGGGCATCGTTGGTGTGGTGTGGGTTCTCTGGGGCTACTCGATGACCACCGGCGACGGCTTCCTCGGCCTGTTCGGCAACCCCTTCGCCCACTTCGGCCTGCAGGACCTGATCGGTTCGCCGGATCTCATCAAGGCAGGCTTCGCCGCCACCTTCGCCATCATCACCGTTGCCCTGATCAGCGGAGCCATTGCCGATCGCGCCAAGTTCGGCGCCTGGGCCTTGTTCGTCCCGATCTGGATCACCGTGGTCTACTGCCCGCTGGCTTACATGATCTGGGGCGGCGGCCTCATGAGCGCCGGCGGTGCCGTGACCCAAATCTTCGGCCAGGTAATAGACTTCGCCGGCGGCGCAGTGGTTGAGGTCAGCTCCGGAACCGCCGCTTTTGTCCTCGCATTGATCGTGGGAAAGCGTCACGGATTCGCCAAAGACCCCAACCACCGCCCGCATAACGTCCCGTTCATCATGATCGGCGCGGCCATTCTCTGGTTCGGCTGGTTCGGATTCAACGGCGGCGCGGCATCCACCGCAGAGCAAGCCGGCCTCATCTGGATCAACACCTTGGTCACCCCGGCGGCCGCAATGCTGAGCTGGCTTGTTGTGGAGAAGATCCGTCACGGGCACCCCACCTCGCTGGGTGCCGCTTCCGGTGTTGTGGCCGGCCTGGTGGCCATCACACCTTCCTGCGCCAACATCACCCCGCTTGCTGCCCTGGGCTTGGGACTGGTTGCCGGCGCCGCCTGCGCTGTCTTCGTTGACCTGAAGTACAAGTTCGGCTTCGACGACTCCCTTGACGTGGTGGGCGTCCACTTCGGCGCCGGCGTCATCGGCACGCTCTCCTTGGGCTTCATCGCCTTCCCCGCCGAGGGCACATCTGGCGGTCTTCTGTACGGTGGCGGCCCGCAGCAGCTCATTGCCCAGACGGTTGCCGTGCTGATCACCATCGCCTTGTCCGGTGTGGGCACGCTGGTGATCGGCCGGGTCATTCACAAGACCATCGGATTCCGGGTTCCCCTGGAGCACGAAGTCACCGGGGTGGACCTCACCCAGCACGCCGAGTCCGCGTACGAATTCGGCCTCACCGCCCACGGCCACTTCCGTCAGCAGCAGGCGCACCTCTCCGCCCTGATCACGCGGAAGCCAGCTGCCGCTGCCCCTGAGACCAAGGAAGACAGCTTCGCCTAG
- a CDS encoding DUF1992 domain-containing protein: protein MNAENNAFRRKLERGAELRAIRGWGGNAEEDAELEAADAEEREKRRKVDDAARVEYLIRDAMNQGKFDNLKYAGKPIPGLGEHYDPDWWVKGLIQRERLSGIGPPAILLRIEDSELDAKLDQQYTEKQVRDILEDFNKRVIEARRQLQGGPPVITKLRDVDADVEKWRERRAAAAPPEPEPEPPGKRTWWQRLWNGSG, encoded by the coding sequence GTGAACGCCGAGAACAACGCCTTCCGGCGGAAGCTGGAGCGCGGCGCGGAACTACGTGCCATCAGGGGCTGGGGCGGAAACGCCGAGGAAGACGCAGAGCTCGAGGCCGCAGATGCCGAAGAACGCGAGAAACGCCGCAAGGTAGATGACGCCGCCAGGGTTGAGTACCTCATCCGCGATGCCATGAACCAAGGCAAGTTCGACAACCTCAAGTACGCCGGCAAACCAATCCCCGGCCTGGGCGAGCACTACGACCCCGACTGGTGGGTCAAAGGCCTCATCCAGCGCGAACGGCTCAGCGGGATCGGCCCGCCCGCCATCCTGCTGCGGATTGAGGACTCGGAGCTCGACGCCAAACTGGATCAGCAATACACCGAGAAACAAGTCCGGGACATTCTGGAGGACTTCAACAAACGCGTGATCGAAGCCCGTCGGCAACTACAAGGCGGCCCTCCCGTGATCACCAAGCTCCGTGATGTGGATGCTGACGTGGAAAAGTGGCGGGAACGCAGGGCCGCGGCCGCTCCGCCGGAGCCCGAACCCGAGCCGCCGGGTAAGCGGACATGGTGGCAGCGGCTCTGGAACGGCTCGGGCTGA
- a CDS encoding SulP family inorganic anion transporter — MPQPNQSATVPADSHSPPGRKASFLSNLGADLPASLVVFLVALPLSLGIAAASGAPIMAGLIAAAVGGIVAGSLGGSPLQVSGPAAGLTVVVAGLVDEFGWQVTCAITAAAGVVQLLMGVSRIGRAALAVSPVVVKAMLAGIGITIILQQLHVLLGGQAAGSAIDNLTGLPAAITNVELHSALLGLAVVAILLTWKFLPAPVRKIPGPLAAVVVVTAVSVAVAPSVERISFSGSIFDAIALPSLPDGNWRAAAMAVITVALIASIESLLSAVAVDKMGGSRTNLNRELVGQGSANVVSGMLGGLPVTGVIVRSATNVEAGAKSRNSAILHGVWVLVFSALFAGLIQLIPLAVLAGLLLVIGAKLVKVADIRTSLRTGDLLVYSVTLVCVVALNLLEGVIIGLALAALCVLWRVLRAQIHAHSPSAETLPWRVTIAGSCSFFALPRLNRVLHSVPEGQDVVVELNADYLDHAFREALIAWHKQQRNTGATVTLEEHGTTAFSDAEDNAPQRQDPREFPLPPRTSWLPSGAVTPADDDGGRLPLRSILLGIDKYHRRHADKVRPLVQDLTEGQNPDTLFVACVDSRVNPNLITSSGPGDLLTLRNIGNVVCSDSSDASIDSALSFAVKGLSVDSVVVCGHSNCGAMKAVIADAEGTSPDMGAGFDTWLGHARPSYSALLSEHPVAVAAAAEGYSRLDQLSMVNVALQLRKLEQHPVTGPALASGQVQATGLFYDICTARVVLVTPEGIEQLDPSMAVRS; from the coding sequence ATGCCGCAGCCCAATCAATCCGCCACAGTTCCAGCCGACTCCCACAGCCCGCCAGGAAGGAAGGCCTCCTTCCTGAGCAACCTGGGTGCAGACCTTCCGGCATCGCTCGTCGTCTTCCTCGTAGCACTCCCGCTTTCCCTCGGTATCGCCGCCGCCTCAGGTGCTCCGATCATGGCCGGTCTCATTGCCGCGGCCGTCGGAGGCATCGTCGCAGGCAGTCTGGGTGGCTCCCCACTGCAGGTGAGCGGCCCCGCCGCCGGACTGACCGTCGTCGTTGCCGGTCTTGTAGACGAGTTCGGCTGGCAGGTGACGTGCGCCATCACCGCTGCTGCCGGCGTCGTGCAGCTGCTCATGGGCGTCAGCCGCATTGGCCGGGCGGCGCTGGCGGTCTCGCCCGTGGTGGTCAAAGCGATGCTCGCGGGCATCGGCATCACCATCATCCTGCAGCAACTCCACGTGCTCCTCGGCGGTCAAGCCGCTGGGTCCGCCATAGACAACCTCACCGGTCTTCCCGCCGCCATCACCAACGTTGAGCTGCATTCAGCGCTCCTGGGCCTGGCCGTCGTCGCCATTTTGCTGACGTGGAAGTTCCTCCCCGCCCCGGTGCGGAAAATCCCCGGGCCGCTTGCCGCCGTCGTCGTAGTGACGGCAGTCTCGGTAGCAGTCGCGCCAAGCGTTGAGCGCATCAGCTTCAGCGGGTCCATCTTTGATGCCATCGCTCTTCCCAGCCTTCCCGACGGAAACTGGCGCGCGGCTGCCATGGCCGTCATCACGGTGGCCCTGATCGCGAGCATCGAATCACTCCTTTCAGCCGTGGCCGTGGACAAAATGGGCGGTTCGCGGACCAACCTCAACCGGGAACTCGTAGGCCAGGGCTCAGCGAACGTTGTGTCCGGAATGCTCGGCGGACTGCCGGTGACCGGTGTAATTGTCCGCAGCGCCACCAACGTTGAAGCCGGAGCGAAGAGCCGCAATTCCGCCATCCTGCACGGCGTGTGGGTCCTGGTGTTTTCCGCCCTCTTCGCCGGACTCATCCAACTGATTCCGTTGGCTGTGCTCGCCGGTCTCCTGCTGGTGATCGGCGCCAAGCTCGTCAAGGTCGCGGATATCCGGACCAGCCTTCGCACCGGCGACCTCCTGGTCTACAGCGTCACGTTGGTCTGCGTGGTGGCCCTGAATCTCCTGGAAGGCGTCATCATCGGCCTCGCTCTGGCTGCCCTCTGCGTGCTGTGGCGTGTGCTTCGGGCACAGATCCATGCACATTCTCCCTCGGCTGAGACGCTGCCATGGCGCGTCACCATCGCCGGCTCGTGCAGCTTCTTCGCACTGCCCAGGCTCAACCGGGTCCTCCATTCCGTGCCCGAAGGCCAGGACGTGGTGGTTGAACTGAACGCCGACTACCTTGACCATGCATTCCGCGAAGCCCTGATCGCCTGGCACAAGCAGCAGCGCAACACCGGCGCGACGGTGACCCTCGAAGAACACGGAACCACTGCCTTCAGTGATGCCGAGGACAACGCCCCGCAGCGCCAGGACCCCCGCGAATTCCCGCTGCCGCCCCGCACTTCCTGGTTGCCTTCCGGAGCGGTCACCCCAGCGGACGACGACGGCGGGCGGCTGCCGCTGCGGTCAATCCTCCTGGGCATCGACAAGTACCACCGGCGGCATGCTGACAAGGTCCGCCCGCTGGTTCAGGACCTCACCGAAGGGCAGAACCCGGACACTCTGTTTGTCGCCTGCGTCGACTCCCGGGTGAATCCGAACCTCATCACCAGCAGCGGCCCCGGAGACCTCCTCACCCTGCGGAACATCGGCAACGTGGTGTGCAGTGACAGCAGCGACGCGTCCATTGACTCTGCACTGTCCTTTGCAGTCAAGGGCCTGTCCGTGGACTCGGTCGTCGTCTGTGGGCACTCCAACTGCGGTGCGATGAAAGCCGTCATCGCGGATGCTGAAGGCACGTCACCTGACATGGGCGCTGGGTTCGATACGTGGCTGGGGCACGCCCGGCCGAGCTACTCCGCCTTGCTTTCTGAACACCCTGTGGCGGTTGCTGCTGCGGCTGAGGGGTACAGCCGGCTTGATCAATTGAGCATGGTGAACGTTGCCCTCCAACTCCGGAAGCTCGAACAACATCCGGTTACTGGCCCCGCCCTGGCGTCCGGTCAGGTGCAGGCCACCGGCCTGTTCTATGACATCTGCACTGCGCGCGTAGTCCTGGTGACGCCGGAGGGGATTGAGCAGTTGGATCCGAGTATGGCGGTCCGTTCCTGA
- a CDS encoding YncE family protein produces MSFVGATGRRLAAGLLVLLTAASVLVGVGAGPAQADILTDRIPAANDGELVFNRATDNVYVSQWTGTSVTKVNIRTKVATTIPVAGYPDEMAVNEKTNKVYVTHSGLGLITVIDGATNATTEIETPRLLKSIVVNAETNKVYASHANGITIIDGATNSATTVPIAIPRFAISMALNTITNKVYITGGQGELIVLDGATIGMTHIDLGDYLDSVVVNDSTNKVYISSKAADTITVLNATDNTVQTVPVETGTNPSIMAVNRQTNRIYAASHSGTHLTMLDGATNTIKYFPVAEYSYFADIAVNEATNKVYATSGTSNYVSVFNGLTGSEGKIQGIGYPREIAIGEANNKVYVAAAQGNVTIIDGKNVSPILTSGTPPTNGRVGDQYRFRFTATGSLTPQFKVAEGSLPPRTDLGVVEPGRVPFWYSHHGRSFYLPHRSHKHVRA; encoded by the coding sequence ATGTCTTTTGTCGGTGCCACGGGGAGGCGTCTTGCTGCCGGGCTTCTTGTGCTGCTCACGGCGGCCAGCGTCCTCGTCGGAGTGGGAGCCGGGCCGGCGCAGGCTGACATCCTCACGGATCGAATCCCAGCAGCGAACGATGGTGAGCTGGTTTTCAACAGGGCGACTGACAATGTTTATGTCTCTCAATGGACGGGCACATCAGTAACTAAAGTGAACATCCGCACCAAGGTTGCGACAACCATTCCAGTGGCCGGCTATCCCGATGAAATGGCAGTAAATGAAAAAACCAACAAGGTCTACGTCACCCACTCGGGCCTCGGGCTGATCACTGTCATTGACGGTGCAACCAACGCAACAACAGAAATTGAGACTCCGAGATTACTAAAATCCATCGTGGTCAACGCGGAGACAAACAAGGTCTATGCCTCTCATGCCAACGGTATAACGATCATTGATGGTGCTACTAATTCGGCCACCACCGTGCCGATCGCAATCCCCCGTTTCGCCATATCAATGGCCCTGAATACGATCACCAACAAGGTGTACATCACTGGTGGGCAAGGGGAACTCATAGTCCTGGACGGTGCCACCATCGGAATGACTCACATCGACCTCGGAGACTACTTGGATTCAGTAGTGGTCAACGACTCAACGAACAAGGTCTATATCAGCAGCAAGGCAGCGGACACCATCACCGTCTTGAATGCGACGGACAACACGGTCCAAACTGTTCCAGTCGAGACCGGCACCAATCCAAGCATCATGGCAGTAAACCGCCAGACAAACCGCATCTATGCAGCCAGTCATTCCGGAACACACCTCACGATGCTCGATGGTGCAACAAATACGATCAAATACTTTCCCGTCGCCGAATATAGCTACTTCGCCGATATTGCGGTCAATGAGGCAACCAACAAGGTCTATGCCACCAGCGGAACGAGCAACTATGTCTCCGTCTTCAATGGCTTGACCGGCAGTGAAGGGAAAATTCAGGGCATCGGCTACCCTAGGGAAATTGCGATTGGCGAAGCTAACAATAAAGTTTACGTGGCTGCTGCGCAAGGTAACGTGACCATCATCGATGGCAAGAACGTCAGCCCAATACTAACTTCCGGTACACCCCCGACCAACGGCAGGGTGGGCGACCAATACAGGTTTAGGTTCACGGCGACCGGATCACTTACTCCGCAATTCAAAGTGGCAGAGGGATCCCTCCCCCCCAGGACTGACCTTGGAGTCGTGGAACCCGGACGGGTACCTTTCTGGTATTCCCACCACGGCAGGAGTTTTTACCTTCCGCATCGCAGCCACAAACACGTACGGGCCTGA